One Pasteurella dagmatis DNA segment encodes these proteins:
- a CDS encoding YchJ family protein — translation MTQNLTALCPCQSGQIYQDCCARFHQQQQFPTNAVQLMRSRYTAYVLKNIDYIVQTTVPSQQHLLPISELKDWAEQTQWVGLTIIKHERLSKTHSTVEFDAHFACDKGSQVHNEKSLFVNIEERWYFVDPTVPLPTMKQPCLCGSNKKFKHCCGGLL, via the coding sequence ATGACCCAAAATTTAACCGCACTTTGTCCCTGTCAATCAGGTCAAATTTATCAAGATTGCTGTGCACGATTCCATCAACAACAGCAATTTCCCACCAATGCAGTACAATTGATGCGTTCTCGCTATACCGCCTACGTATTGAAAAATATTGATTATATTGTGCAAACCACTGTACCAAGTCAGCAACATTTACTGCCAATTTCAGAATTAAAAGACTGGGCGGAACAAACACAATGGGTAGGATTAACCATTATCAAACATGAACGACTGTCTAAAACCCACAGTACAGTTGAGTTTGATGCACACTTTGCCTGTGATAAAGGCTCACAAGTACATAATGAGAAATCGCTGTTTGTGAATATTGAAGAGCGTTGGTATTTTGTCGATCCAACAGTTCCGTTACCTACAATGAAACAGCCTTGTCTTTGTGGCTCAAATAAAAAATTCAAACATTGTTGTGGAGGTTTACTGTGA
- the icd gene encoding NADP-dependent isocitrate dehydrogenase, giving the protein MQSKVVIPQGEKIQLDAKGAFIVPNNPIIPFIEGDGIGIDVTPAMRTVIDAAVEKAYGGKRKISWMEIYAGGKANEVYGENTWLPDETMEFIRDYHVAIKGPLMTPVGGGIRSLNVAMRQGLDLYNCLRPIRYYEGTPSPVKHPELVDMVIFRENSEDIYAGVEWVAGSAEANKVIEFLQKEMGVKKIRFTEDCGIGIKPVSKQGTQRLVRAALQYVIDNDRKSLTLVHKGNIMKFTEGAFKEWGYEVAKEFGAELLDGGPWMKLKNPKSGKEIIIKDSIADAFLQEILLHPTEYDVIATLNLNGDYISDALAAQVGGIGISPGANIGSEAAIFEATHGTAPKIAGQDKGNPGSLILSGEMMLRHLGWLEAADLVVKAVSKTIADKTVTFDFAEMLEGAKLRSTSEFAKDIVANM; this is encoded by the coding sequence ATGCAATCAAAAGTTGTTATCCCACAAGGTGAAAAAATTCAACTGGATGCAAAAGGCGCATTCATTGTGCCTAATAATCCAATTATTCCATTTATTGAAGGCGATGGTATCGGTATAGATGTAACGCCTGCGATGCGTACTGTCATTGATGCAGCAGTGGAAAAAGCCTATGGGGGCAAGCGTAAAATTTCGTGGATGGAAATTTATGCGGGCGGCAAAGCGAATGAAGTATATGGTGAAAATACTTGGTTGCCAGATGAAACAATGGAATTTATTCGTGATTATCACGTGGCTATCAAAGGGCCTTTAATGACCCCTGTCGGTGGTGGCATTCGTTCACTTAACGTGGCAATGCGTCAAGGATTAGATTTATATAACTGTTTACGTCCAATTCGTTATTATGAAGGGACACCAAGCCCAGTGAAACACCCTGAACTTGTGGATATGGTGATTTTCCGTGAAAACTCCGAAGATATTTATGCAGGCGTAGAATGGGTAGCGGGCTCCGCAGAAGCGAACAAAGTAATTGAGTTTTTACAAAAAGAAATGGGCGTGAAGAAAATCCGTTTCACTGAAGATTGTGGCATTGGTATTAAACCAGTTTCAAAACAAGGCACCCAACGTTTAGTGCGTGCTGCATTGCAATATGTGATCGACAATGACCGCAAATCGCTCACTCTCGTGCACAAAGGTAACATTATGAAATTTACCGAAGGGGCATTTAAAGAGTGGGGTTATGAAGTCGCGAAAGAATTTGGTGCTGAATTGCTGGATGGCGGTCCTTGGATGAAATTAAAAAATCCAAAATCAGGCAAAGAGATCATTATTAAAGACAGCATTGCAGATGCCTTCTTGCAAGAAATTCTGCTTCACCCAACGGAATATGATGTTATTGCAACATTGAATTTAAACGGTGACTATATCTCTGATGCGTTAGCGGCTCAAGTGGGTGGTATTGGGATTTCTCCGGGGGCAAATATTGGATCAGAAGCGGCAATTTTTGAAGCCACTCATGGGACTGCACCGAAAATTGCGGGTCAAGATAAAGGCAATCCAGGCTCATTGATTTTAAGTGGTGAAATGATGTTACGCCATTTAGGCTGGTTAGAGGCTGCTGATTTAGTGGTAAAAGCAGTATCGAAAACCATTGCAGATAAAACTGTAACATTTGATTTTGCAGAAATGTTAGAAGGTGCAAAGTTACGTTCAACTTCTGAATTTGCGAAAGATATTGTGGCAAATATGTAA
- a CDS encoding tetratricopeptide repeat protein: protein MKKWITLLFSFMLVVISTNTMSLPADPIFEKGAEAYKNGEHSEAFKLWLSRAEQGDMSAQFNVGRMYDDGDGVEQDKRQALKWYQKSAEQNHPDAQYHLALMYSEGDGIAQDFKQAYRWYSRAAVQGDPRAIYNLGTLFFNGEGVERDRARAKIYFKEACKAGLKEGCDWE from the coding sequence ATGAAAAAATGGATAACATTGCTGTTTAGTTTTATGTTAGTTGTGATTTCAACCAATACTATGAGTTTACCTGCTGACCCAATATTTGAAAAAGGTGCTGAAGCCTATAAAAATGGTGAGCATTCCGAAGCTTTCAAACTCTGGTTATCACGTGCAGAGCAAGGCGATATGTCAGCCCAATTTAATGTGGGGAGAATGTACGATGACGGTGATGGTGTTGAGCAAGACAAGCGACAAGCCTTGAAATGGTATCAAAAATCTGCGGAGCAAAATCATCCAGATGCACAATATCATTTAGCCCTTATGTACAGTGAGGGTGATGGCATTGCACAAGATTTTAAACAAGCCTATCGGTGGTACAGTCGAGCCGCGGTGCAAGGTGATCCTAGAGCGATATACAATTTAGGGACATTATTTTTCAATGGTGAAGGTGTGGAGCGTGATAGGGCGCGAGCCAAAATATATTTTAAAGAGGCTTGTAAGGCTGGCTTGAAAGAAGGTTGCGATTGGGAATAA
- a CDS encoding putative periplasmic lipoprotein, which produces MNKLFLLLSMVLVLGACSSSVEQDENALTPGIMEPVAGTGAQEGGSWLPEIQKH; this is translated from the coding sequence ATGAATAAATTGTTTTTATTATTGTCTATGGTGTTAGTGCTTGGTGCTTGTAGTTCTTCGGTTGAACAAGATGAGAATGCATTGACACCTGGAATTATGGAACCTGTAGCAGGAACTGGCGCACAAGAAGGTGGAAGTTGGTTACCTGAGATTCAAAAACATTAA
- the nlpD gene encoding murein hydrolase activator NlpD produces MRKSFLLLPISIAMLSACTSNAPAPVESVDGTLTPGIMQPVDSSSSGGTWEPQIQQSGSMPAGMNQPVYQPTSTPTQPMPTVTQPVVTQPVSMNSQQFDIPRNPSTGQPDYSKIVKGSYRGETYTVRKGDSMYLIAYISGLTVPELAALNNMSQPYTLSTGQVLRVSNGKNAYSPSSVAPVASTGAPAPVTKGITSQHFDIPRNPNTNTPDYSKIDKGFYKGETYTVRKGDTMYLIAYISGLDVKDLAALNNMSEPYRLAVGQTLRVSNGKPVQTAVVTQPVPQPVSKPVEQEVTYTPGPNGTQYGSDGSVIGPIKSGAGTPSAPVQTSPVNQPVAHQPVPVPTNETKQVMSSVAWQWPTKGNITQGFSTADGGNKGLDIAGSRGQSVNAAAAGRVVYAGNALRGYGNLIIIKHNDDYLSAYAHNESILVKDQQEVSAGQQIAKMGSSGTNSVKLHFEIRYKGKSVDPMRYLPKR; encoded by the coding sequence ATGAGAAAATCATTTTTACTGTTACCTATCAGTATTGCGATGCTGTCAGCTTGTACCTCTAATGCGCCAGCACCAGTAGAAAGTGTAGATGGCACATTAACACCAGGTATTATGCAACCAGTGGATTCATCATCAAGTGGCGGTACTTGGGAACCTCAAATTCAGCAGTCTGGTAGTATGCCAGCTGGAATGAATCAACCAGTTTATCAACCGACTTCGACACCGACTCAACCGATGCCAACAGTAACTCAGCCGGTTGTTACACAGCCAGTATCAATGAATTCACAACAATTTGACATTCCTCGTAATCCATCGACAGGTCAGCCGGATTATAGCAAAATTGTAAAAGGTTCATATCGTGGCGAGACCTATACAGTGCGCAAAGGCGATAGTATGTATTTAATTGCTTATATTTCAGGTTTAACGGTACCTGAATTAGCGGCGTTAAATAATATGTCTCAGCCTTATACATTGAGTACAGGTCAAGTATTACGAGTGTCTAATGGGAAAAATGCATACTCCCCCAGTTCAGTAGCACCTGTGGCTTCAACGGGTGCGCCGGCTCCAGTAACTAAAGGTATAACTTCACAGCATTTTGATATTCCACGTAATCCAAATACTAACACGCCTGATTACAGTAAAATTGATAAAGGCTTTTACAAGGGGGAAACCTATACGGTGCGCAAAGGTGACACAATGTACTTGATTGCGTATATTTCGGGTTTAGATGTGAAAGATCTTGCTGCGCTAAATAATATGTCTGAGCCATATCGTTTAGCGGTAGGGCAAACATTACGTGTATCTAATGGTAAACCTGTACAAACTGCAGTGGTTACGCAGCCGGTACCGCAACCAGTTTCAAAACCTGTAGAACAAGAAGTCACTTATACGCCGGGTCCAAACGGTACACAATACGGATCTGATGGTTCAGTAATCGGCCCAATTAAATCAGGTGCAGGTACACCATCTGCACCGGTACAAACGTCGCCTGTGAATCAGCCTGTGGCACACCAACCAGTGCCAGTACCAACAAACGAAACTAAACAAGTTATGTCGAGTGTTGCGTGGCAATGGCCAACTAAAGGCAATATTACTCAGGGTTTCTCCACTGCTGATGGTGGAAACAAAGGGCTTGATATTGCAGGTTCACGAGGTCAATCAGTTAATGCCGCAGCAGCCGGTCGAGTGGTGTATGCAGGTAATGCGTTAAGAGGTTATGGTAACTTAATTATTATCAAACATAATGATGATTATTTAAGTGCGTATGCGCATAATGAAAGCATTTTAGTTAAAGATCAGCAGGAAGTCAGTGCTGGGCAACAAATTGCTAAAATGGGCAGTTCTGGTACTAACAGTGTGAAGCTACATTTTGAAATCCGCTATAAAGGAAAATCCGTAGATCCAATGCGTTATTTACCAAAACGCTAA
- a CDS encoding YqaA family protein, which translates to MNIFGAMYDKTMEWSKHRYAAFFLSFTSFIEAIFFPIPPDVMLIPMSMSKPQSAVRFALYTTIASVLGGIIGYGLGYFAVDWVQHYVQQFGYQHHWDTAISWFEKWGVLVVFVAGFSPIPYKVFTICAGVMQMAFFPFVITAFISRAARFLLVAKLAAWGGEKFAAKLRRSIELVGWSVVVLAVVVYLIWR; encoded by the coding sequence TTGAATATTTTTGGTGCTATGTACGACAAAACGATGGAATGGTCAAAACATCGTTATGCTGCATTTTTCTTATCTTTTACAAGCTTTATTGAAGCGATTTTTTTCCCAATTCCACCTGATGTGATGTTGATCCCAATGTCAATGTCGAAGCCACAAAGTGCAGTGCGATTTGCATTGTATACTACGATTGCTTCAGTATTGGGTGGAATTATTGGTTATGGATTGGGTTATTTCGCCGTCGATTGGGTACAACATTATGTACAACAATTTGGCTATCAACACCATTGGGATACGGCCATTTCTTGGTTTGAAAAATGGGGCGTGCTTGTGGTTTTTGTAGCAGGATTTTCTCCAATTCCATATAAAGTATTCACTATTTGTGCTGGCGTAATGCAGATGGCGTTTTTCCCATTTGTGATTACTGCATTTATTTCTCGTGCAGCCCGATTTTTATTAGTGGCTAAGTTAGCCGCTTGGGGTGGTGAGAAATTTGCGGCGAAATTGCGCCGCTCAATAGAATTGGTCGGCTGGTCAGTTGTAGTGCTTGCCGTAGTTGTTTATTTAATTTGGCGATAA
- a CDS encoding LysE/ArgO family amino acid transporter, producing MEQFLQGFFVTSGLIIAIGAQNAFVLKQGLLKQNILSVILTCFICDIVLISLGVLGLGSLISQSPMAIVSLAFLGSTFLLFYGLKAFLSAYQGNASLALEEQENTPQRSIHAVIATLLITLLNPHVYLDTVVILGGIAGTLAFDEKLLFLGGSLLMSALWFFSLGYGARLLIPFFRRPITWRILDLVIGVIMWAIAISLIHYGITLFKTL from the coding sequence AAATGCGTTTGTATTGAAACAAGGATTACTTAAACAAAATATTCTTTCAGTGATTTTAACCTGCTTTATTTGCGACATTGTTTTGATTTCATTAGGCGTATTAGGTCTAGGCTCACTCATTAGCCAAAGCCCAATGGCAATAGTCTCGCTCGCATTTTTAGGTAGTACATTTTTGCTTTTTTATGGTTTAAAAGCCTTTCTTTCCGCTTATCAAGGCAATGCCTCCCTTGCACTCGAAGAACAAGAAAATACACCTCAACGAAGCATACACGCCGTGATTGCAACCTTATTGATTACGCTACTGAACCCACACGTTTATTTAGATACTGTCGTGATTTTAGGTGGGATTGCTGGTACCTTGGCATTTGATGAAAAATTGCTTTTTTTAGGTGGTTCATTGTTAATGTCAGCATTATGGTTTTTCAGCTTAGGTTATGGTGCAAGATTATTAATCCCATTTTTCCGCAGACCAATTACTTGGCGCATTCTAGATCTCGTAATTGGTGTGATCATGTGGGCAATTGCTATCAGCTTGATACATTATGGCATCACTTTATTTAAGACGTTATAG
- the ispF gene encoding 2-C-methyl-D-erythritol 2,4-cyclodiphosphate synthase has protein sequence MIRIGHGFDVHAFGGEGPIIIGGVAIPYERGLLAHSDGDVALHALTDALLGSVALGDIGKLFPDTDMKYKGADSRGLLREAYAQVQGKGYKVGNVDVTIIAQAPKMRPHIDAMRAAIAEDLACDIEQVNVKATTSERLGFTGRGEGIACEAVALVVKI, from the coding sequence ATGATACGAATTGGTCACGGTTTTGATGTACATGCATTCGGTGGCGAAGGCCCGATTATTATTGGCGGAGTTGCAATTCCTTATGAAAGAGGTTTGCTTGCACATTCAGACGGTGATGTCGCATTACATGCTCTCACAGATGCGTTACTTGGCTCTGTGGCATTAGGCGATATCGGCAAGCTTTTTCCTGATACTGATATGAAATACAAAGGTGCTGATAGTCGAGGTTTATTGCGTGAGGCGTATGCTCAAGTGCAAGGGAAAGGCTATAAAGTGGGTAATGTCGATGTGACGATCATCGCACAAGCGCCTAAAATGCGTCCGCATATTGATGCAATGCGTGCAGCAATTGCTGAGGATTTGGCGTGTGATATTGAACAAGTGAACGTGAAAGCGACGACAAGCGAACGTTTAGGTTTTACTGGACGTGGTGAAGGGATTGCTTGTGAAGCGGTTGCACTGGTGGTGAAAATCTAA
- the dtd gene encoding D-aminoacyl-tRNA deacylase, translating to MIALIQRVTQAKVEVDNQIVGEIGQGLLVLLGVQKEDDKTKADRLIEKVLNYRVFGDEEGKMNLNVQQINGQVLVVSQFTLAADTQKGLRPSFSRGAPPALAEELYDYVVQKCGEKIKTSSGQFAADMQVSLTNDGPVTFWLEI from the coding sequence ATGATTGCATTGATTCAGCGTGTTACGCAGGCAAAAGTGGAAGTTGATAATCAAATTGTTGGTGAAATTGGACAAGGTTTATTAGTCTTACTCGGCGTACAAAAAGAAGATGATAAAACCAAAGCCGATCGTCTAATCGAAAAAGTGCTTAATTATCGTGTGTTTGGTGATGAAGAAGGCAAGATGAACCTCAATGTGCAACAAATTAATGGACAGGTGTTGGTAGTCTCTCAATTTACTTTAGCTGCCGATACACAAAAAGGTTTACGTCCAAGTTTTTCTCGCGGTGCACCACCAGCCCTTGCAGAAGAATTATATGATTATGTAGTGCAAAAGTGCGGTGAGAAAATTAAAACATCTAGCGGTCAATTTGCCGCAGATATGCAAGTGAGCTTAACTAATGATGGTCCAGTTACATTTTGGTTAGAAATATAA
- a CDS encoding virulence factor BrkB family protein, giving the protein MNNIFKNTLLFSKLFWLRFQQNKLSQAAGYLTYSTMLALVPLVMVVFSVFSAFPVFNEVTGELKGFIFDNFAPQASDMVGQYIDEFVSNSKQMSAVGVISLVVVALMLINSIDRTLNSIWHDTTIRPLVFSFAIYWLILTLGPLLIGASIGVSSYIATMLNENISLPFGLKLLSFVPFFLTWLIFTLIYSVVPNKKVKITHSAIGALVAAVFFTLGKQAFLWYVTNFPSYQLIYGAMATLPIMLLWIQLSWVVILIGAQLASVLADYSLCKKGEISVEELVEADTSEPALQQKIKKTELELKAEIAQRKQLLEKQG; this is encoded by the coding sequence GTGAACAACATTTTTAAAAATACCTTACTTTTCTCAAAATTGTTTTGGCTTCGTTTTCAACAAAATAAATTAAGCCAAGCTGCCGGTTATTTAACTTATAGTACAATGCTAGCGCTAGTACCGCTGGTAATGGTAGTGTTTTCTGTATTTTCTGCCTTCCCTGTTTTTAACGAGGTTACAGGGGAATTAAAAGGCTTTATTTTCGACAATTTTGCACCACAAGCTAGTGATATGGTAGGGCAATATATTGATGAATTTGTCAGTAATTCCAAGCAAATGAGTGCTGTCGGTGTAATCAGTTTAGTAGTTGTCGCATTAATGTTAATTAACTCTATTGATCGTACACTTAACTCAATTTGGCACGATACTACCATTCGTCCCCTCGTCTTTTCATTTGCCATTTATTGGCTAATTTTGACACTAGGTCCACTACTAATTGGCGCAAGTATTGGTGTGAGCTCTTACATTGCCACAATGTTGAATGAAAACATTTCATTGCCATTTGGTCTAAAACTGCTGAGTTTTGTGCCATTCTTTTTAACGTGGTTGATCTTCACTTTGATTTACAGCGTTGTGCCAAATAAAAAAGTAAAAATTACTCATTCAGCTATTGGGGCATTAGTTGCAGCAGTTTTCTTCACATTGGGTAAACAAGCATTCCTTTGGTATGTCACTAATTTCCCATCATATCAATTAATTTATGGTGCGATGGCGACCTTGCCAATTATGTTATTATGGATCCAGCTCAGCTGGGTGGTGATTCTAATTGGTGCACAATTAGCTTCTGTACTAGCTGACTACAGCTTGTGTAAGAAAGGTGAAATAAGCGTTGAGGAGCTTGTAGAAGCGGATACTAGCGAACCGGCATTACAACAAAAAATCAAAAAAACTGAACTAGAACTTAAAGCAGAAATTGCACAACGCAAACAACTACTGGAGAAACAAGGATGA
- a CDS encoding NUDIX hydrolase produces the protein MHKPNVTLACVVHCKGKFLFVEEFEHGKLTLNQPAGHLEADESLLEGAKRELFEETGIQAEMQSLIKIYQWHAPRTKTDFLRFTFAIELNDWHPIHPQDPDITRGLWLTLDEFYDYIQHEGQCERSPLVIESIKDYLKGEFISVQLLKAF, from the coding sequence ATGCATAAACCCAACGTTACACTTGCCTGTGTAGTACATTGCAAAGGCAAATTTTTATTTGTGGAAGAATTTGAACACGGTAAACTCACCTTAAACCAACCTGCAGGGCATTTAGAGGCAGACGAAAGCCTACTTGAAGGTGCAAAACGTGAGCTATTTGAAGAAACCGGCATTCAAGCAGAAATGCAAAGCCTGATAAAAATCTACCAATGGCACGCCCCACGCACCAAAACTGATTTTCTCCGTTTCACCTTTGCTATTGAACTCAATGATTGGCACCCAATTCACCCACAAGATCCCGACATCACTCGTGGTTTATGGCTGACCTTAGACGAATTTTACGACTATATTCAACACGAAGGGCAATGTGAGCGTAGTCCATTAGTGATTGAGTCAATCAAAGATTATTTGAAAGGCGAGTTTATTTCTGTACAATTATTGAAAGCATTTTAA
- the ftsB gene encoding cell division protein FtsB — MRLFIFLLVAVLLLFQYDFWFGKNGYLDYKQTAQQIAQHKQENEKLSQRNQVIAAEIKDLKQGVEAIEERARFQHEMVKPDETFYHIVKEHK; from the coding sequence ATGCGTTTATTTATTTTTTTATTAGTCGCTGTGTTATTGCTATTCCAATATGATTTTTGGTTTGGCAAGAATGGCTATTTGGATTACAAGCAAACGGCCCAGCAAATTGCTCAACATAAACAAGAAAATGAAAAACTGTCACAGCGCAACCAAGTTATCGCGGCAGAAATTAAAGATCTCAAACAAGGCGTGGAAGCCATTGAAGAACGTGCACGTTTTCAGCACGAAATGGTGAAACCAGACGAAACTTTTTATCATATTGTGAAAGAACATAAATAA
- the surE gene encoding 5'/3'-nucleotidase SurE: MHILLSNDDGVYAEGIQTLARELRKFADVTLVAPDRNRSAASSSLTLAHPLRPIRLPNGDYSINGTPADCVYLALNGFLSGKVDLVVSGINAGVNLGDDVIYSGTVAAALEGRYLGLPAIAVSLDGRRHYETAARVVCDLIPKLHGNILRKREILNINVPDIPYEEIKGIKVCHLGYRAVAAEVIQQTDPREETIYWVGPAGLVDSGQEGTDFHAVENGYVSITPIQADMTAHHSLQALQDWLDSE, from the coding sequence ATGCACATTCTTCTTAGTAATGATGATGGTGTTTATGCTGAAGGTATTCAAACACTCGCACGGGAGTTACGTAAGTTTGCAGACGTGACACTTGTTGCGCCAGATCGTAATCGCAGTGCTGCTTCAAGCTCATTAACTTTAGCTCACCCTTTGCGCCCAATACGTTTACCAAATGGTGACTATTCCATTAATGGTACACCTGCGGATTGTGTTTATCTTGCTTTAAATGGTTTTTTGTCAGGAAAGGTGGATCTTGTTGTATCAGGCATTAATGCAGGTGTAAATTTAGGTGATGATGTGATCTATTCTGGCACAGTGGCAGCTGCGTTAGAAGGACGTTATTTAGGTTTACCAGCGATTGCTGTATCGTTAGATGGTCGTCGTCATTATGAAACCGCTGCAAGAGTGGTATGTGATTTGATCCCCAAACTGCACGGGAATATTTTGAGAAAACGTGAAATTCTCAATATTAATGTACCAGATATTCCTTATGAAGAAATTAAAGGAATTAAAGTGTGTCATTTGGGCTATCGTGCAGTAGCGGCAGAAGTTATTCAACAGACAGATCCTCGTGAGGAAACCATTTATTGGGTTGGGCCGGCGGGCCTAGTGGACAGTGGACAAGAAGGCACGGATTTCCACGCTGTCGAAAATGGCTATGTGTCAATCACGCCAATTCAAGCGGATATGACAGCTCATCATTCATTGCAAGCTTTACAAGATTGGTTAGACAGTGAATAA
- the truD gene encoding tRNA pseudouridine(13) synthase TruD: MELAYLQTRPEQTALLKAECADFVVKENLGYEMSGDGEFVAVKVRKTDCNTLFVGEKLAQFVGISERNMGYAGLKDRKAVTEQWFCLQMPGQPTPDFSQFQLEGVEILEVTRHNRKIRTGSLDGNHFEILLRGAKETDELKVRLENLKKFGFPNYFTEQRFGRDGHNLTQALRWATGEIKVKDRKKRSFYLSAARSEVFNLVVSERIDLQLAQQVLRGDILQLQGSHSWFQADENEDLNALQVRLEQQDILLTAPLIGEQNQPATDIENQIVGQHHTLLKLMAQERMKATRRPILMQAQDLHWVFTEEGLKLYFYLPAGSYATALVRELVNVGEI; the protein is encoded by the coding sequence ATGGAATTGGCTTATTTACAAACTCGCCCAGAACAAACCGCACTTTTGAAAGCAGAATGTGCGGATTTTGTAGTGAAAGAAAACCTTGGTTATGAGATGTCCGGTGATGGTGAATTTGTTGCGGTTAAAGTGCGTAAAACGGACTGCAACACACTATTTGTCGGTGAAAAATTAGCGCAATTTGTAGGCATTTCTGAGCGTAATATGGGCTATGCAGGCTTAAAAGATCGCAAAGCAGTGACGGAACAATGGTTCTGCTTGCAAATGCCGGGACAACCTACCCCAGATTTCAGTCAATTCCAATTAGAGGGGGTGGAAATTCTCGAAGTGACTCGCCACAACCGTAAAATCCGTACAGGTAGCCTTGATGGTAATCATTTTGAAATTCTATTGCGTGGTGCTAAAGAAACTGATGAGCTCAAAGTGCGGTTAGAAAACTTAAAGAAATTTGGTTTCCCAAACTATTTCACTGAACAGCGTTTTGGGCGTGATGGGCATAATTTAACGCAAGCCTTACGTTGGGCAACAGGTGAAATTAAAGTGAAAGACCGCAAAAAACGCAGTTTTTATCTTTCAGCAGCACGTAGCGAAGTGTTCAATTTAGTAGTTTCAGAGCGTATTGATTTACAGCTTGCTCAACAAGTTTTACGTGGCGATATTTTACAGCTACAAGGTTCGCACAGCTGGTTTCAAGCAGATGAAAATGAAGACTTAAATGCATTACAAGTGCGGTTAGAACAGCAAGATATTTTGCTCACAGCTCCATTAATCGGCGAACAAAATCAGCCAGCCACTGATATCGAAAATCAAATTGTTGGTCAACATCACACTTTATTAAAACTAATGGCACAAGAGCGAATGAAAGCCACACGCCGTCCAATTTTAATGCAAGCACAGGATTTGCATTGGGTATTTACTGAAGAAGGCTTGAAACTTTATTTTTATTTGCCCGCGGGCAGTTATGCCACCGCATTGGTGAGAGAATTAGTAAATGTTGGAGAGATTTAG
- the ispD gene encoding 2-C-methyl-D-erythritol 4-phosphate cytidylyltransferase yields MLKCEPKRKIVAVVPAAGIGSRMQADKPKQYLQINGKTILEHTLSVLLTYPLIEKIILAVAPQDPYISSLSLLIHPKIQVVEGGENRADSVLNGINAIRNEAQSAVQNSEDFWVMVHDAARPCLTHQDLDKLVQVNDENGAILAIPATDTIKRALDNLQIQHTEDRSQLWLAQTPQFFPIETLAQALEQALTQGLQVTDEASAMEFAGFRPHLVAGRSDNIKVTRPEDLALAEFYLNRTK; encoded by the coding sequence ATGTTGAAATGTGAGCCAAAACGTAAGATTGTCGCTGTGGTGCCTGCGGCGGGCATTGGCAGTCGTATGCAAGCAGATAAACCAAAACAATATCTGCAAATTAATGGGAAAACCATTTTAGAACACACTTTGTCTGTGCTGCTGACCTATCCTTTGATTGAAAAAATTATCTTAGCTGTTGCGCCACAAGATCCTTATATTTCCAGCTTATCTTTATTAATACACCCTAAAATCCAAGTGGTTGAGGGGGGCGAAAATCGTGCAGATTCAGTGTTAAATGGGATTAACGCAATAAGAAATGAAGCACAAAGTGCGGTGCAAAATTCAGAAGATTTTTGGGTAATGGTGCACGATGCCGCGCGTCCTTGTTTAACCCATCAAGACCTCGATAAATTAGTACAAGTGAACGATGAAAACGGCGCAATTTTGGCAATTCCAGCCACAGATACTATTAAACGTGCGTTAGATAACTTACAAATTCAACACACCGAAGATCGCTCACAGCTTTGGCTGGCGCAAACCCCTCAATTTTTCCCCATAGAAACACTGGCACAAGCGTTAGAGCAAGCGTTAACACAGGGGTTACAAGTCACAGACGAAGCATCAGCTATGGAATTTGCAGGGTTTCGACCGCACTTGGTGGCAGGGCGTAGCGATAATATTAAAGTGACACGCCCCGAAGATTTAGCTTTAGCAGAATTTTATTTAAACAGAACAAAATAG